In Panthera tigris isolate Pti1 chromosome D2, P.tigris_Pti1_mat1.1, whole genome shotgun sequence, one DNA window encodes the following:
- the LOC122231748 gene encoding translation initiation factor IF-2-like yields MLTSPPAAAGRAPRGRGTAGGPGDDPRGRLPAAKRLQGQRSARPSRGGGRSPQLPAAASEAEEPSAPTSSPRRPRPRLPLRPGHAPSERGALWELWSRAAARGPPAGRRGRGPREPGNYNCGGRSASPGPWAPRRPMRQDHEGLQNKRRWRGERSSRPAAVSSPPPRAVAPGNRGEGGPPRPAPPRPLRLLLNIAQQPGFGIRPLPKQMRNQWCRIFDFRAEAFSWFIQCSVASHLLQVPYKNQPPPPATWREDICLRTNPGWVPLNVSCGQLGSSFIGQEYSWRSQEDETGSLSLRQGITCAQTEVYLGTIEKTEESNGLVRGLVETNYWKSVTSSILVFPQALFEMSLLVVVEAMA; encoded by the exons ATGCTGACCTCTCCCCCCGCCGCGGCCGGCCGGGCCCCTCGGGGCCGGGGAACGGCGGGCGGCCCGGGCGACGACCCAAGGGGACGGCTCCCGGCGGCTAAGAGGCTCCAGGGTCAGAGGTCCGCACGCCCGTCCCGAGGAGGGGGCCGCTCTCCCCAGCTCCCGGCAGCTGCGAGTGAGGCTGAAGAGCCGAGCGCCCCCACTTCATCCCCTaggcggccccgcccccggcttcCCCTTCGCCCCGGCCACGCCCCCTCCGAGCGCGGGGCCTTGTGGGAGTTGTGGTCTCGCGCGGCCGCGAGGGGGCCTCCTGCCGGAAGGCGGGGCAGGGGGCCGCGAGAACCCGGGAACTACAACTGCGGAGGCCGCTCCGCCTCCCCGGGGCCTTGGGCTCCACGGCGGCCAATGAGGCAGGACCACGAGGGCCTCCAAAACAAGAGGAGGTGGCGCGGGGAGCGCTCCTCCCGGCCGGCCGCcgtctcctctccccctccccgggcGGTTGCTCCTGGAaaccggggggagggggggccgccccgccccgccccgccccgccccttaCGGTTGCTCCTTAACATCGCACAGCAGCCAGGCTTCGGGATCCGCCCGCTACCTAAGCAAATGAGGAACCAGTGGTGCAGGATCTTCGACTTTCGAGCCGAAGCGTTTTCTTGGTTCATTCAGTGTTCTGTGGCTTCACATCTACTGCAAGTGCCTTATAAGAATCAGCCACCTCCACCTGCTACTTGGAGAG aaGACATCTGTCTCAGAACCAATCCTGGATGGGTGCCCCTAAACGTTTCCTGTGGACAGCTGGGAAGTAGCTTCATTGGACAGGAATATTCCTGGAGAAGCCAGGAAGATGAAACGGGCAGCCTTTCATTAAGGCAAGGGATTACATGTGCTCAAACAGAGGTGTATTTGGGCACTATCGAAAAGACAGAGGAGAGTAATGGACTTGTCAGAGGATTGGTTGAGACCAATTACTGGAAATCCGTTACTTCAAGCATTTTGGTTTTTCCTCAAGCATTATTTGAAATGTCTTTACTCGTGGTGGTTGAAGCAATGGCTTGA